The proteins below are encoded in one region of Rhododendron vialii isolate Sample 1 chromosome 7a, ASM3025357v1:
- the LOC131334677 gene encoding acetylajmalan esterase-like, with product MVSTQLVSSPLLLTLAYSFLFLLQPNPSNASSLKKCNFLKIYQFGDSISDTGNLIRQKPIGAATVYARLPYGETFFKHPTGRCSNGRLMIDFIAHASGLPFLSPYEKKDGDFKQGVNFAVAGATALPMEVLAKMNIANPDTNSSLKVQLDWMFGYFNTCIKERDCSEKLKTSLFIVGEIGGDDYNYAFLEGKTIEEVTTMVPEVVGAIITAVKAIISYGAIRVVVPGNFPRGCSPLYLTAFQTSNSTAYDEHHCLKELNSFSNYHNKQLQEGIQELKREYPNVVIVYADYNQAFQWLLNNAQYLGFDSKSTLKACCGTGGDYNFNPTRMCGAPGVQVCQHPKKYISWDGIHMTDEANKRMAGWLIDDILPKLRCFV from the exons ATGGTCTCCACTCAGCTTGTTTCCTCTCCACTTCTGCTCACACTAGCctactcctttctttttcttcttcaaccCAATCCGAGCAATGCTAGCTCGCTCAAAAAATGTAACTTTCTTAAGATTTATCAGTTTGGTGACTCGATTTCTGATACTGGCAATTTAATTCGACAGAAGCCAATCGGGGCAGCCACTGTGTACGCTAGGCTTCCCTATGGCGAAACTTTTTTCAAGCATCCAACTGGTCGTTGCTCAAATGGTCGGCTCATGATTGACTTCATTG CTCATGCGTCCGGCCTTCCGTTTCTTAGTCCCTACGAGAAAAAAGATGGGGACTTCAAACAAGGGGTAAACTTTGCTGTTGCTGGCGCCACTGCCTTACCAATGGAGGTTCTAGCCAAAATGAATATCGCAAACCCAGATACCAACAGCTCACTCAAAGTGCAACTGGATTGGATGTTTGGATATTTCAATACCTGCATCAAAGAGAGAG ATTGCTCAGAGAAGCTAAAAACCTCTCTTTTTATTGTTGGAGAGATTGGAGGGGATGATTACAACTATGCATTTCTCGAAGGAAAAACTATTGAGGAGGTAACAACCATGGTACCTGAAGTTGTCGGAGCTATAATTACTGCTGTTAAGGCAA TTATAAGTTATGGAGCTATTAGGGTGGTAGTCCCAGGCAATTTTCCGAGAGGTTGTTCTCCCCTCTATCTAACAGCATTTCAAACCAGTAACTCAACTGCCTACGATGAACATCATTGCTTGAAAGAACTCAATAGCTTCTCAAATTACCACAATAAACAGTTACAGGAAGGCATCCAAGAATTGAAAAGAGAGTATCCTAATGTAGTCATTGTGTATGCTGATTACAACCAGGCCTTCCAATGGCTTTTGAATAATGCGCAATATCTTG gttttGACAGCAAATCTACGCTCAAGGCTTGTTGTGGGACTGGTGGTGATTACAATTTCAATCCAACTAGAATGTGTGGAGCTCCTGGGGTTCAGGTTTGTCAGCATCCCAAGAAATACATAAGTTGGGATGGAATTCATATGACAGATGAAGCAAATAAGAGGATGGCTGGATGGCTCATTGATGACATCTTGCCCAAGCTCCGGTGTTTTGTTTAA